From a region of the Candidatus Omnitrophota bacterium genome:
- a CDS encoding lipid-binding SYLF domain-containing protein, translated as MKKIGLIAMAFFAASLFFQSGCLAEEDNKWTRLVEESGRVLYDIQQMPDQNIPDDLMRSCSAIAIFPNTISAGIGIGGKYGQGIIMVRNEKGGDWSPPAIFTIAGGSLGWQLGGQATDFVLLIMNRRSVDG; from the coding sequence ATGAAGAAGATAGGACTTATAGCAATGGCTTTTTTTGCGGCATCACTCTTTTTTCAATCAGGCTGCTTGGCAGAAGAGGACAACAAATGGACCAGGCTTGTGGAAGAATCCGGCAGGGTCTTGTACGATATACAACAGATGCCGGACCAGAACATTCCTGACGACCTCATGAGAAGTTGTTCGGCAATAGCCATATTCCCGAATACCATATCAGCCGGCATCGGGATCGGCGGAAAATACGGCCAGGGCATAATCATGGTACGCAATGAAAAGGGAGGAGATTGGTCCCCGCCGGCAATATTTACCATAGCAGGGGGGAGCCTGGGCTGGCAATTAGGCGGACAGGCCACCGACTTCGTGCTTCTTATTATGAATAGAAGGTCTGTAGATGGCAT